AAAAAAATACATTTGATGCTATTAGAAGCTTCATTACAGAGCATGCCCTAGGAGATAACATAAAGGCTACTTTCGACAATGGGATCATTACATTAAGGTTGCCTGATGAAGTTCTATTTGCACCTGGCTCAGAGCAACTTACACCTCAAGGAGAAAAGGCTTTATCGCAGCTTCGTGATCTATTTCTTAAGAATCGTGAGCAATCTATTAATATTAAAGGATATACAGATAATTCGTCTGTATCTGAAGGTGCACGCTTTCACAATAACTGGGAATTATCAGCGCTTAGGGCGGTTAATGTCCTTAGGAAGCTTCTCCAAGGGGGGATTGAAGCAACACGGATGACCGCTACAGGTCTTGGTGACCTTGATCCTCTTGCACCAAATGATACTCCTGAAAATAGAGCACAAAATAGACGTGTAGAATTTACCCTTGAAAGAAAAGTAACCAATCCTTTACAATAAATATTTATCGACTTTTCTAGTTAAGGATAATTTCACTATACATAATAAATAATTATAAATTAAAAACTAACTTCTAATTTATTAGCTAACTATATCAACTTGCGTCCTAATCCTTTTTTAACTATTATATTAGTTTGATGTTTTTTCTTATAGTTCTCAAATTAGCTGTCTATAAAATTTATTGATAGATGACCCCTTTTCATCCTTATAAAGATAGTCTAAAAGGTGCTATATAATCTAACTACTTTTCTGAAGTAACTTAATAACTCCTTTTATACACTACCACTATGCAAATGATAACTATAGGAACACGTTATATAAACGTTACACCACATAGCCACATTACATAAAAGACAAGGAACACGATGGAGGTCTCTGTCTGTGAAAAAAATAAGACATAAAGTCCTAATTGCTAACCGAGGCGAGATAGCAGTACGTATTGCTCAAGCATGTCGTAAACTAGGACTTGATTTTGTTTGTGTCTATACAGCTGAAGATTTAGCATCTGGTCATGTATTGATGGCTAAAGAGTTTGGTACTTCTCAATCATTATACAAAATTGCTTCTTATCATGATGCAAACGAAATTTTATCAATAGCAGATGAGTCAGGAGCAACGGCTATTCACCCAGGATATGGTTTTTTTGCTGAAGATTTTCGTTTTGCCCGCCGAGTTACAACTCGTACTCGAAATCTTATTTTCATAGGACCATCATGGAGAGTCATCCGTGAACTTGGAGACAAAATTAATACAAAACGTCTTGCAAGAAGTTTAAAAGTTCCAACTGTTCCAGGCTCAGACAAACCAATTTATGATGAAATGGAAGCAGAAAAAATCGCAAGGATTTTATATAGCTTCCAAGTACAACAAGGCATTCAACGACCCTTAGTCCTTGTAAAGGCCTCTGCAGGCGGAGGTGGGATGGGTATTGAAGAAGTCTATGATATAGACCAATTTCGTGCGGTATATCGTCGTATCCGTAATTATGCACTACGACAGTTTAAAGATGAAGGTGTCTTAATTGAACAACGAATTTGTAATTTTAGTCATCTTGAAGTGCAAATTATTGCCGATCAATCTGGCAAAAAACCTGTACACTTTGGAACAAGAAATTGTACAATTCAATCTACTGGATTACAAAAACGTATAGAAGTAGCTCCAGGATTTTATCCACAAACAATAAAATACAACTTTAATGCTGCAAAAGTTCTTGAAGACATTACAAACTATTCTCTTACCATGGCACAAAAAGTAGGCTATAATAATGTTGGAACTTGGGAATGGATTGTAACACACAAAGGGAATCCATTTCTAATGGAAGTCAATACACGTATCCAAGTCGAAAATGGTGTTTCAGCACGTATTGCTAGAATTCATGGGAAAGACGGTGTTGACCTTATCGCAGAGCAAATTCGTATAGCTCTTGGCGAACCTTTAGGATATACTCAAAATGATATATCATTTGAAGGAGTTGGAATTGAATATCGACTTATTGCTGAAGATCCTGACTGTAAATTTACACCATGGGTAGGTTGTATTGATACTTTTTCATGGAAAGATCAACCATGGCTTACCATGCATACTCATGTTCCTACAAACAAACCTTATGAAATTCCTGTAGAATTTGATCCTAACCTTGCTTTAGCTATTATTTGGGGAAAAGATCTTGCTGAAGCCCAACAACGTGGCCTGAAATTTCTTAACCAACTATCATTAAAAGGGAAAAATCAACAGGGAGAGACATTAAAGTCAAACATACAATTCCTTAAATCAAATACAGAACGTATCCTCCAATTTTAATTGAGTACATCTATGGATATAGAAAAACAAATATATCATCTTACTGAACGCCTTAATTATCTAAAAGATATTTTTGCAGGGAAGCACGCTAAAGTTATTGAATTATTACAAGGCCGGCTAGCAACTTTTACCAATCGTACCAATGGAGAAACTCAACAAGACCCAAGTGCAGAAATTGGAACCCTTGAAGAGCTATTCACTTTTATGGAACATAAGCTTGAAACAAAGCTTACCCCTATGGATAAAGTGCGTATTGTTCGTCATCCTCAACGAATTTGCCTTCATGATATTTTAGAAAATGTATATGATAACTTCACAGAAATAGCTGGTCAACAAGAACATAGTATTGATCCAAGTATGTTGATTGCACGTGCTACTATCACTCGTCGTAGGGGAAAAAAGACATATAACCAATTTATTATGGTCATAGGTCAAGAAAAAGGGCATGGAGAAGAGTTTCGTAATGGTGGATCAGTAAAACCATGGGGTAACTCTAAGGCTTTACATTATATGAAAGTTGCAGAAACTGAAGGTATCCCAATCCATACATATGTTTTCACTCCAGGCTCATACCCCATTGAAGATACCCCAGGTGCAGCACAACAAATTGCAAAAAACCTTTATGAAATGGCAGATCTTTCTGTCCCTATTATTTCTATTATCTCTGAAGGAGGATCTGGAGGAGCAGAAGCAATTGCACTTGCTGATAAACGACTTATGCTTTCACATGGATATTATTCTGTTATTTCTCCTGAAGGAGCTGCAGCTATTGAAGGCAAATTAAAACCAGGTGAACGTGCTACACCAGAACTTATTGAATTTTGTGCTAATCAACTTCATATGACAGCAAAAGATAATTTATCGTTTGGCTTTATTGATGGAGTGATACAAGAGCCAGATTTAGGAGCACGACCTCATCATTATGACTTTTTTCGAAAACTCCGCCAAGAAGTCATTCGTGCTACAGATGAAGTAGTCCTTGGTGTAAGAGGCCTTGGGTTATTCCGTAGAATAGCTCTTAATAGGCTGGGAAAAGAGGACATTAATATAGATGAAATGTATGTAGGTTGGAATTTAAATCTCAAATCTTGTGCTCGCCTTGTTTCTAAACGTCAAAAGAAATTTATAACTTTATCAAAAAACTCATGCCTTGATCAACGTCCATTTTTTAATAAATTTCATAACTTATTAAATGACTCTATAGGAACACTTGTCTCAAAAACACGTTACTTCTTCTATACAAAATGCCAACGTAAAATTAGATTTGTCTTTGATGAAATTACTTCTGAACTCCACTTAGTTAAAAGTCGTTTAACAGCCCCACTTTGTAGAATAAGGCCTCCCAAACGTCAAATAGAAGAAGCTGTAGTTCACCAGCTAACAACTCTCTCTGATTGGGATGATACAGAATCTCGAAAGGGTAGATGGTCATATATTAGTCCACGAGCTACAGAAGATCGTTCTATCTCTTGCCCTAATGCAGCAACACATGGATGTTTTGATCTTTGGGCTCCAGATCTCTTTGGTGAATTTGCAGGAGTATGTACATCATGCGGTCATCACTTTCCTATGGAATATCAATGGGTTGCTAAAAATATTTTTGATGAAAATTCTATACGAGAATTCAATACAGAAATAGAAGCTATCAACCCGTTAAAATTTACAAAATTTGATGAAAAACTAATAGAAGCCCGTAAAAAAACAAAACTAAAAAGCGGCTGTATTACCTTTGAAGCTACTATTCATGGAATAAAAACAATTGTTGCTATTTTTGTTGGCAGTTTCAGAGGAGGTTCTGTTGGAGCTGCAGAAGGAACAAAATTTGTTAAAGCAATAAACCGTGCAACAAAAAAACGTTATCCTTTTTTAGCCTATGTACATGGAACTGCAGGGATTCGTATTCAAGAAGGAACACATGGTCTTGCACAAATGCCTCGTTGTACAGTAGCAGTCCGTCGCTATATCAATGCTGGAGGACTTTACATAGTTTTATATGATACAAACTCTTACGCAGGACCTGTTGCAAGTTTTCTTGGTTGTTCCCCATATCAATATGCTATTCGATCCTCAAATATTGGATTTGCAGGGAGAGGTGTCATCAAAGAAACCACAGGCATGGATATTCCTCCAGACTATCACAATGCTTATAAAGCATTAGCTCGTGGACATATCCAAGGTGTATGGGATCGACGTGAAGCACAAGCGAATCTTAAACAACTATTACTTACTGTTGGTGGACGTAATCTTTATTATAGATAACATAATTATAGATAACATATTATAATCATATAGGTAACAACCCTTTTATGTTGGACATCACAACCTTACTTGAACATATTAAAAAATCTCCATATGAAGAAGTCACTATCTCTTCCCCTCATACAGGGATAGTGACATTTAATACTCTTAATATTGGTGATAAAGTAAATGGTCCTTCTGGAACTTGGAAAGAAAAATCAGGTACCCTTTTAGCTACACTTACAAGGGAAAGAAACTCTAAACCTATTTACAGTCAACAAAAAGGATATGTTGCTACAATTCATAAAGAACTTGAAGGAACATTTGTACAAGCAAAAACACCACTTTTAGTTATCCGACACTTTCTGTCAAAAGATGAAGTACTTCAATTGATTCTTCAGAAAGCTCTTCATATTTTTTCAGCACCAGAACGTGCAAAATATTACTTTACCCAACAAGTTGATGCAAAAATTAGAACAGCTGGTTGCAAATCCGTTATGGTATACGATGGAATGGAGCTTTTTATTGTTTCACGAATGAAAAGAGAAACCCCACTCCATTACTCTGGACCAGAAGGAATCATCTATGCTACATACTTTCAACATAATGAAAATGTAAACGTAGGAAGCCCTCTTATTGGTATTTGTCCACAAAATCAACTTCAACAAATTGAAGATGTTATTCTGAAAGTACAAACGGAATGGCAAGAACAAGAGTAATGGTATGGGTAAAATTCTTCAAATACGTGTTTCGGCTTGGACTTATAGGGAAGAAGATGTTGCCATAACATGGCCTAACCTTACAGAACTTACATGGCCCACTCCACCATACCATGGAGAAAAAAGAGGGGTTTTAGAACTTGTTGACTCATTAGAAAATCAACTTTCTTTTGGAGATTGGCCTACAACAATCAAAAATACTCTTCATCAAGGGATTCAGAATCTTGTCCAAACTAAAAAAAAGTTAGAATTAGCACTAGCAGACTGGAAACCTAAAGAAGCAAATGATCTAAGTAATATATTAGAAGATCAATTAACAGAACTTAATCAAAAAGTTTTACTTCCTTAACAAAAACATACCATATATATATATAGGACAATAAACAATGTTAAATAAAGTTATGATTATTGGAAGACTTGGAAGAGATCCAGAAATTCGGTATACTCAAACAGGAAGCCCTGTATGTAGTCTTAATATTGCAACAGATGAATCTTATACTGATCGAGATGGAAATAAAGTTGAACGGACAGAATGGCATAGAGTTTCTGTATTTCAACGTGCAGCTGAAAATTGTGGTCAATATCTGAGTAAAGGAAGCTTAGTTTTTGTTGAAGGTAATCTTCAAACAAGAAAGTGGCAAGACCAACAAGGGCAAGATCGCTATACAACAGAGATAAAAGCTCAACGTGTTCAATTTTTAGATAGAAAAGGAGCAGACTTAGGACAAGGACTATATCAACAAGAACAACCTGTAAGTAGTACTAATACACAACAAAATGGATTTGAAGATATAAGCCCATTCCCTTCTGAAGCTAGTGGTATGGATGATGTACCTTTTTAATCTTACCTTCACATTCTCTACAAATCTATAATTACGCTGTATTAGTTAGTAAAATAAGTATCCTTAAGCTAAAAAAGATAAAGCTCTATTCTAACTAGTTTTAATTCTTTACTAATTTTAAGTATCTTTTTTTTCAATTTTTGCCCATGAATCTTTTAGTGTCACAGTCCTATTAAAAACAAGTCTATCTCCTTGTGTATCTGGATCTACACAAAAATATCCAACCCGCTCAAATTGAACCTTTTCTCCTGGCTTACTACCCTTTAATGAAGGCTCAACAAAACCTGTTACTATT
The sequence above is drawn from the Lawsonia intracellularis PHE/MN1-00 genome and encodes:
- a CDS encoding acetyl-CoA carboxylase carboxyl transferase subunit alpha/beta — translated: MDIEKQIYHLTERLNYLKDIFAGKHAKVIELLQGRLATFTNRTNGETQQDPSAEIGTLEELFTFMEHKLETKLTPMDKVRIVRHPQRICLHDILENVYDNFTEIAGQQEHSIDPSMLIARATITRRRGKKTYNQFIMVIGQEKGHGEEFRNGGSVKPWGNSKALHYMKVAETEGIPIHTYVFTPGSYPIEDTPGAAQQIAKNLYEMADLSVPIISIISEGGSGGAEAIALADKRLMLSHGYYSVISPEGAAAIEGKLKPGERATPELIEFCANQLHMTAKDNLSFGFIDGVIQEPDLGARPHHYDFFRKLRQEVIRATDEVVLGVRGLGLFRRIALNRLGKEDINIDEMYVGWNLNLKSCARLVSKRQKKFITLSKNSCLDQRPFFNKFHNLLNDSIGTLVSKTRYFFYTKCQRKIRFVFDEITSELHLVKSRLTAPLCRIRPPKRQIEEAVVHQLTTLSDWDDTESRKGRWSYISPRATEDRSISCPNAATHGCFDLWAPDLFGEFAGVCTSCGHHFPMEYQWVAKNIFDENSIREFNTEIEAINPLKFTKFDEKLIEARKKTKLKSGCITFEATIHGIKTIVAIFVGSFRGGSVGAAEGTKFVKAINRATKKRYPFLAYVHGTAGIRIQEGTHGLAQMPRCTVAVRRYINAGGLYIVLYDTNSYAGPVASFLGCSPYQYAIRSSNIGFAGRGVIKETTGMDIPPDYHNAYKALARGHIQGVWDRREAQANLKQLLLTVGGRNLYYR
- a CDS encoding flagellar motor protein MotB, coding for MLDTSLLSDDDDDKNDGWLTVFCDISLLLLTFFILILSMSSLDKEKFDSSFSAIRDTFGGDQQKNITTKQTIKESEVADFLKLREEMIAAQKNTFDAIRSFITEHALGDNIKATFDNGIITLRLPDEVLFAPGSEQLTPQGEKALSQLRDLFLKNREQSINIKGYTDNSSVSEGARFHNNWELSALRAVNVLRKLLQGGIEATRMTATGLGDLDPLAPNDTPENRAQNRRVEFTLERKVTNPLQ
- a CDS encoding single-stranded DNA-binding protein translates to MLNKVMIIGRLGRDPEIRYTQTGSPVCSLNIATDESYTDRDGNKVERTEWHRVSVFQRAAENCGQYLSKGSLVFVEGNLQTRKWQDQQGQDRYTTEIKAQRVQFLDRKGADLGQGLYQQEQPVSSTNTQQNGFEDISPFPSEASGMDDVPF
- a CDS encoding biotin carboxylase N-terminal domain-containing protein, producing the protein MKKIRHKVLIANRGEIAVRIAQACRKLGLDFVCVYTAEDLASGHVLMAKEFGTSQSLYKIASYHDANEILSIADESGATAIHPGYGFFAEDFRFARRVTTRTRNLIFIGPSWRVIRELGDKINTKRLARSLKVPTVPGSDKPIYDEMEAEKIARILYSFQVQQGIQRPLVLVKASAGGGGMGIEEVYDIDQFRAVYRRIRNYALRQFKDEGVLIEQRICNFSHLEVQIIADQSGKKPVHFGTRNCTIQSTGLQKRIEVAPGFYPQTIKYNFNAAKVLEDITNYSLTMAQKVGYNNVGTWEWIVTHKGNPFLMEVNTRIQVENGVSARIARIHGKDGVDLIAEQIRIALGEPLGYTQNDISFEGVGIEYRLIAEDPDCKFTPWVGCIDTFSWKDQPWLTMHTHVPTNKPYEIPVEFDPNLALAIIWGKDLAEAQQRGLKFLNQLSLKGKNQQGETLKSNIQFLKSNTERILQF